The window TTCTCAGCTGTTCTATCTGCTCCTCAATAAAATCTTTCAATTCATTTAATTCTTTTCCAGTTTGCGCTCTTTTGTCTGGAGGAAGACTGGAAAGTTCTTTTAGCATGTTTTTAATAATACCTTTTTTTCCTAAATACTTTATTTGAAACTCTTCAAGTTCCTTTAAACTCTTAACATTTGCTATTTCACTTACACATTGAGCTTTTAAACTCGAAATGTCAAAGTTCAAATCAAACACCACCTTTTTCAAATTATTATATCCCCTATGACATACTCATCAAAAACCTGTCTTACTTTGACCTTGTAAATCTCATTTAGCCTAATTGACTCCATTTTGGGAACAAGTGTGCGAATGTAGTTCCCTGAGTATCCTTCAATATACCCTTTAAAACTCGAGTTTTCTTCTATTAAGACCTCTAATATCTTGCCCTCAAACCTTTTGTGAAAATTAAATGAAAGTTGTTTTGCTACACCTTTCAAAATCTCACTTCTCTTTTCTTTCTCTGCACTGCTCACTTGATTTGGCATGTCATATGCCCTGGTACCTTTTTTAGGTGAAAATCTAAAAACATGAATCCTTGAAAACCCTATCTCTTCTACAAACTTTACTGTACTCTCAAAATCCTCATCACTCTCCCCTGGAAAACCAACGATAATATCTGTTGTAAAAGCAACATCGTCCCAATAACCTCTCACCATCTTTACAATTTGTCTGTACTCCTCAGTTGTATAATGCCTGTTCATAAGTTTTAAAATCTTGTCACTTCCGCTTTGGAGTGATAAATGTAAATGATGGCATAATTTGTCAATCTTTACTAATCTTTTTATAAAGTCTTCTTTCATGACAATTGGTTCAAGCGAACTAAGTCGAATTCTCTTTACTTTTTCAAGTTTGCTAATCTCTTCTACTACATCAAGAAGTGTAACCTTATAATCCAAATCTTTACCATATGCAGAGATATTTATACCTGTGATTACAAATTCCTTGTAGCCATTTGAGGCAAGCCTTTCTACTTCCTCCAAAATGGAACTTAGACTTCTGCTCACAACAGAACCTCTTGCATATGGAATTATACAGTAAGAACAAAACTGTTCGCAACCCTCTTCTATCTTTATAAATGCTCTTGTCCTTTCATTAAAACTAGATACTTTTAATTCTTCAAAAACATCTCTTTTATATTCGTTATTTACATCAATAATCTTCTTTTTTTGTTTCAAATATTCAGTTACATATTCTAAAATCTTTTCCCTATTTCTCGTACCAACAACTATATCAACTCCCTCAATCTTTTGAACCTCTTGCGGGTAAACTTGTGGATAGCAACCCATAACCACTACTATGCTATCTGGTGAGATTCTCTTTGCTCGTTTTATTGCCTGTCTTGATTTTCTGTCGCTGATATTTGTAACTGTGCACGTGTTTATAACATATATATCTGCTGGCTTATCAAAGTCTACTATCTCATAGCCAAGTTTTTCAAAAGCTTCAGCAATTGCTTGTGTTTCATATTGGTTTACCTTGCACCCAAGTGTATAAAAAGCAACTTTCAATGTATAACATTCACCTCCATGTTTAAGTTATATTATAATATTTAGCTTACAATAAATAAAGAGTCTCAATTGCTTTTCAGCCCTTATTACAAAAATTAAAATAGATTGTTATTTTTTAATGAAAAATGGGTATAGAAAATGTGTAAGAGGTTAATTGATTTGAGCCATAAAAATATGTATGATAATAAGTGTGAGTATTATTTTAGTTTTGAAGGGAGGAATTTAAAATGAAAACAGTAACAGTAAGACTAAACACAATCGATGCCGTTAAGAACTTTGTCAACATTGTAAGCAAGTATCCATTCGACATTGACTTGACATCTGGCAGGTATGTAGTTGATGCAAAGTCGATCATGGGTATTTTTAGCCTTGACCTCAGCAAACCTATTAAGGTAGAAATTCATTCAGACAACTGCGAAGACCTTTTAAAAGAGCTTGAACCGTTTATGGAAAAGTAAAAAATAAATTTAGCGTGGCCTCAAGCCCACGCTAAATTTACTTTTAGGACCTTTTTTGTTTGAAAAGCTTCTCTTTTAAGATATCCCAAAATGTTTTCCTCTGACATTCTTGAAGAGTTACAATAGGAAGTGAGTAGGATTGATGGTCAAATTTTATTTCTATCTTTCCCACCTTGGTGTACTTTTTAACTGGAGCCAAAATTTTGCTTGAAATAATCACATTGATTTTTGGACTTTGATCTTTTGTAAAAATAAAGCTTTTTTGTTGTTTTATCCCTAACTTTACCCATTTTTCTCTTGAATCTTTGACTTTCAAATAGCCCATCTCTCCTCTCTCAATTTTTAGAAGTTTGTAATTTTGATATGCAAAGTCAAGAATTTTCTTGGTATCATTCCACATATCAGGTGCGTTGAGCACAAAACAAATAACCCTAAAATCATCTCGGCAGGCAGAAGTAACAAGGCACCTACCAGCTCTTTTAGTAAAACCTGTCTTAACACCTTCAGCTCCTTTATATGATTTGAGCATTTTATTTTTGTTTTTCAAAATTCTGTTATATGATCGGGTTGTCCATCTTATTTCTTTCTGAGTCGTCCTCACAATCTCTCTAAATGTCTGATTCTTCATAGCATAAGCAGTAAGACGTGCTAAATCATGGGCTGTGGTGTAATGCTGTCCTTCTTCAAGTCCATGTGGTGATGAAAATACAGTATTCTCAAGTCCAAGTTCTTTTGCCTTTTTATTCATCAAATGGACAAATTTCTTAACATCTCCACAAACGCTAATTGCCAAAGCCACTGCAG is drawn from Caldicellulosiruptor naganoensis and contains these coding sequences:
- the mtaB gene encoding tRNA (N(6)-L-threonylcarbamoyladenosine(37)-C(2))-methylthiotransferase MtaB gives rise to the protein MKVAFYTLGCKVNQYETQAIAEAFEKLGYEIVDFDKPADIYVINTCTVTNISDRKSRQAIKRAKRISPDSIVVVMGCYPQVYPQEVQKIEGVDIVVGTRNREKILEYVTEYLKQKKKIIDVNNEYKRDVFEELKVSSFNERTRAFIKIEEGCEQFCSYCIIPYARGSVVSRSLSSILEEVERLASNGYKEFVITGINISAYGKDLDYKVTLLDVVEEISKLEKVKRIRLSSLEPIVMKEDFIKRLVKIDKLCHHLHLSLQSGSDKILKLMNRHYTTEEYRQIVKMVRGYWDDVAFTTDIIVGFPGESDEDFESTVKFVEEIGFSRIHVFRFSPKKGTRAYDMPNQVSSAEKEKRSEILKGVAKQLSFNFHKRFEGKILEVLIEENSSFKGYIEGYSGNYIRTLVPKMESIRLNEIYKVKVRQVFDEYVIGDIII
- a CDS encoding HPr family phosphocarrier protein, producing the protein MKTVTVRLNTIDAVKNFVNIVSKYPFDIDLTSGRYVVDAKSIMGIFSLDLSKPIKVEIHSDNCEDLLKELEPFMEK